From Vibrio splendidus, a single genomic window includes:
- a CDS encoding DUF2057 domain-containing protein gives MKLWLVLGLFTTLVGSVSAATLTPQKGVSILFINGQQAENKISENHINEGFNQVLVRFDKKFGNSGVYSSAPYILSFNVTGDEVKIKSPKARSYIEAEKVFESGNPSWNVVQDEVAIKYQQDVIERKPGFAPFGGLDSRLVEYNESNAIYFKDGVLLDKPVETVVLVPVATGMIVENEAKTQTKTASTEAQNIEQLKAWYLKASKKERKEFRKWMIDQE, from the coding sequence ATGAAATTATGGTTAGTTTTGGGCTTATTTACTACACTTGTAGGCAGTGTAAGTGCTGCGACTTTAACTCCCCAAAAAGGGGTGTCAATTTTATTCATTAATGGACAACAAGCTGAAAACAAAATTAGTGAGAATCACATTAATGAAGGCTTTAACCAAGTTTTAGTTCGGTTTGATAAAAAATTTGGTAATAGTGGAGTCTATTCTTCAGCGCCTTATATATTGAGCTTTAATGTTACCGGTGATGAAGTAAAAATTAAGTCCCCAAAAGCGCGTAGTTATATTGAAGCAGAGAAGGTCTTCGAAAGTGGAAATCCTTCATGGAATGTTGTGCAAGATGAAGTGGCAATCAAATATCAACAGGATGTCATTGAGCGTAAACCCGGTTTTGCACCTTTTGGCGGGTTAGACTCCCGGTTGGTTGAGTATAATGAAAGCAATGCGATCTACTTCAAGGATGGTGTGTTGCTTGATAAACCGGTCGAAACCGTGGTTTTAGTTCCTGTAGCGACAGGAATGATTGTAGAAAATGAAGCTAAAACTCAAACGAAAACCGCGTCAACAGAAGCTCAAAATATAGAGCAATTGAAAGCTTGGTATCTAAAAGCTTCTAAAAAAGAGCGTAAAGAATTCCGTAAATGGATGATTGACCAAGAGTAA
- a CDS encoding porin, translating to MKKTLLALAVMTAAGSANAAIEIYNQDGVSVDLKGDIEVVYSNEFKKGSSMEQKIEDADFGFDVKYMVNADWKVGAYWEFNGSDNANAENTKNGDTYVAAYHDTFGSIKFGRLCTAVDDLGIGGDEAFGISTLLDNETKECADEAVRYDFDNGDLYATLGYVQDKVDGSENKEAEGSNVEYIDARIGYRLTDFDISAFVANLNAEGANDDHQGYGAELVYSGIENVYLSTAYYGVASDADNDDNSVIAFAAGYTMGLWGFNAGYSMGDHDVDVKDEDRWFVNSTYAIAPNTKVYAEVGGIDSDNTDYKTDSGLAIGVEASF from the coding sequence ATGAAAAAGACTCTATTAGCGCTAGCAGTAATGACTGCAGCAGGTTCAGCAAACGCAGCTATCGAAATTTACAACCAAGATGGCGTATCTGTTGATCTTAAAGGCGATATCGAAGTTGTGTACAGCAACGAATTTAAGAAAGGCTCTTCGATGGAGCAGAAAATCGAAGATGCTGACTTCGGCTTCGATGTAAAATACATGGTGAACGCTGATTGGAAAGTTGGCGCTTACTGGGAATTTAACGGTTCTGATAACGCAAACGCTGAAAACACTAAAAACGGCGATACATACGTAGCGGCATACCACGATACTTTTGGTTCAATCAAATTTGGTCGTCTATGTACAGCTGTTGATGATCTAGGTATTGGCGGCGATGAAGCGTTTGGTATCTCTACTCTTCTAGACAATGAAACTAAAGAATGTGCTGACGAAGCTGTTCGTTACGATTTCGATAATGGTGACCTCTACGCTACGCTAGGTTACGTTCAAGATAAAGTTGATGGTTCTGAGAACAAAGAAGCTGAAGGTTCTAACGTAGAATATATTGATGCTCGTATCGGCTACCGTCTGACTGATTTCGATATCTCAGCATTTGTGGCTAACCTAAACGCTGAGGGCGCAAACGATGACCACCAAGGTTACGGTGCTGAGCTAGTATACTCTGGCATTGAAAATGTATACCTATCTACAGCATATTACGGTGTAGCTTCTGACGCTGATAATGATGACAACTCAGTAATCGCATTTGCTGCTGGTTACACTATGGGCCTTTGGGGCTTTAACGCTGGTTACTCAATGGGTGACCACGACGTAGACGTTAAAGACGAAGACCGTTGGTTTGTTAACTCAACTTACGCAATCGCTCCAAACACTAAAGTATACGCAGAAGTGGGTGGTATCGATTCAGACAACACTGATTACAAAACAGACTCTGGCCTAGCTATTGGTGTTGAAGCATCATTCTAA
- a CDS encoding arginyltransferase: protein MSSDLQQIRIGLTDNHACSYLPHLQERVAVTLDEHMHTSDNYEVLLANGFRRSGATIYKPHCDNCSACQAIRLSIPEVKLSKSQRRILNKAKSLRWELKDEMDDNWFDLYSRYITARHRSGTMYPPKKEEFLQFSKNEWLATKFMHIYDDSQLVGIAVTDVMSHCTSAFYTFFDPDIDISMGTLGVLFQIQHAQKEQKQWLYLGYQIDECPAMNYKVRFQRHQRLVNQRWQG from the coding sequence ATGAGTTCAGATTTACAACAAATCAGAATTGGATTGACCGATAACCATGCTTGCAGCTACCTGCCACATCTTCAAGAAAGAGTGGCGGTCACGCTTGATGAGCACATGCATACTTCAGATAATTATGAAGTCCTGCTCGCCAACGGATTTCGCCGCAGTGGAGCGACCATTTATAAGCCACATTGCGATAATTGCTCTGCGTGCCAAGCTATTCGCCTCTCGATTCCCGAGGTCAAGCTTTCCAAAAGCCAACGACGAATCCTCAACAAAGCCAAATCACTACGTTGGGAATTGAAAGACGAGATGGATGACAACTGGTTTGACTTATATAGTCGCTATATAACCGCTCGTCACCGTTCCGGAACCATGTATCCCCCAAAAAAAGAAGAGTTTCTACAATTCTCTAAAAATGAATGGCTTGCCACAAAGTTCATGCACATCTATGATGATAGCCAGTTAGTCGGCATCGCCGTCACTGATGTGATGTCTCACTGCACAAGCGCATTTTATACCTTCTTCGATCCTGATATCGACATCTCTATGGGAACACTAGGTGTTCTGTTTCAAATCCAGCACGCCCAGAAAGAACAGAAACAGTGGTTATATTTGGGTTATCAAATCGATGAATGTCCTGCGATGAACTATAAAGTACGATTTCAACGTCATCAAAGGCTAGTAAATCAGCGGTGGCAAGGGTAG
- a CDS encoding pseudouridine synthase, which translates to MSTRSHSVSRSDKPARAGATLKQSGNRQNRSSDKNNTGSSHKKSHSSKHRYKSKPTNVKPKVAIEDRKVILFNKPFDTLSQFTDGEGRKTLADFIPVKDVYAAGRLDRDSEGLMVLTNDGIFQAKLTQPNSKSPKTYWVQVEGAPSEEDLDKLRKGVELKDGMTLPAQIEVMSEPALWERTPPVRFRAAIPTTWLAITIIEGRNRQVRRMTANIGFPTLRLIRYSMGNMNVGELQPGEWKEI; encoded by the coding sequence ATGTCTACTCGCTCACACAGCGTATCTCGTTCAGACAAACCAGCTCGTGCTGGTGCAACATTAAAACAAAGCGGTAATAGACAAAACCGAAGCAGTGATAAAAATAACACGGGTAGTTCGCATAAAAAATCGCACTCGAGTAAGCACCGATATAAAAGCAAACCTACCAACGTGAAACCTAAGGTGGCAATCGAAGATCGCAAAGTCATTTTGTTCAACAAGCCTTTCGATACTCTCAGCCAGTTCACTGATGGCGAAGGCAGGAAAACACTCGCCGACTTTATTCCGGTTAAAGATGTTTACGCGGCGGGTCGACTTGACCGCGACAGTGAAGGATTAATGGTCTTGACCAATGATGGCATCTTCCAAGCTAAGTTAACTCAACCAAACTCAAAATCACCAAAGACTTACTGGGTGCAGGTTGAAGGCGCACCTTCTGAGGAAGATTTAGATAAATTGAGAAAAGGCGTGGAGCTAAAAGACGGCATGACACTGCCTGCTCAAATTGAGGTGATGTCTGAACCTGCTTTGTGGGAAAGAACCCCTCCAGTGCGTTTCAGAGCCGCAATACCGACAACATGGTTAGCGATTACTATCATTGAAGGGCGTAACCGTCAGGTGAGACGAATGACAGCAAATATCGGCTTCCCTACCCTGCGACTTATTCGCTATTCAATGGGCAACATGAATGTCGGTGAGCTTCAACCGGGTGAGTGGAAAGAAATTTAA
- the dinG gene encoding ATP-dependent DNA helicase DinG produces the protein MLTTKIQKSIRTSYQNLQDQLDNFVPRRAQNYLVAEIAKTLCGQYHKSNRMIVAEAGTGIGKSLAYLMATIPVAVLNNRKIIISTATVALQEQLVNKDLPLYRRLTDREFSFILAKGRQRYCCSEKLAAACGIDGGQMAMFESKPKKKDIEQLQTMYRSLAQGKWDGDRDSWPKPVDNMIWQMIVSDKHSCNNSMPTHRDCPFQKARSELDKADVIIANHSLVMADADLGGGVILPEPENSIYIFDEAHHLPHVARDHSSAAASLKGAASWLERLNQSITKLSGLADEKRVHRFRNELQDSVQQLIPTLTQMSKQFDASHFEDGLYRFEHGDLPDWLENESKDLKQLTQKASQAVAKIADLIAERVKDGELSAKLAEPALAEIGFYIQRTENLAQVWRLMAEPKREKGAPLARWLELNKESEGDFVVNVSPLEVGWQLDQQIWSRCVGAVLVSATMRALNSFNFFCHQAGISQKAEDGVQFLALASPFDYQNQAELVVPAMKYEPQAPQFTEYLIEILPKVIEDNKANLVLFSSYWQMNKVAEALATDFVKKSWALQVQGDTSRTEILKKHKKLIDQGKTSVLFGTGSFSEGLDLPGELLENLVITKIPFGVPTSPVERAHSEYIESRGGNPFMQITVPEASKKLIQSVGRLLRKERDSGRVTILDRRIVTKRYGKSLLDSLPPFKRTIKY, from the coding sequence ATGCTAACTACTAAAATTCAAAAATCCATTCGCACCAGTTATCAAAACCTCCAAGATCAGTTGGACAACTTTGTACCTCGACGTGCTCAAAATTACCTAGTTGCAGAAATAGCTAAAACACTTTGTGGTCAATACCACAAAAGTAATCGCATGATTGTTGCTGAGGCGGGAACAGGAATCGGGAAATCACTCGCCTATCTCATGGCAACGATTCCTGTCGCTGTGCTAAATAATCGAAAAATCATCATTTCGACAGCTACGGTTGCCCTACAAGAACAACTCGTTAATAAAGATCTCCCTCTATATAGAAGACTTACCGACAGAGAGTTTTCTTTTATATTAGCGAAAGGAAGGCAGCGTTATTGTTGCTCCGAGAAGTTAGCTGCTGCTTGTGGGATTGATGGTGGTCAAATGGCCATGTTCGAATCTAAGCCAAAAAAGAAAGACATCGAACAACTTCAGACCATGTATCGTAGCTTGGCTCAAGGTAAATGGGACGGTGATCGCGACTCCTGGCCAAAACCTGTCGACAATATGATCTGGCAAATGATCGTCAGTGATAAGCATAGCTGTAACAACAGTATGCCTACACATAGAGACTGCCCTTTCCAAAAAGCTCGATCAGAGCTGGATAAAGCAGACGTGATTATCGCCAATCACAGTCTAGTGATGGCTGATGCCGACCTTGGTGGTGGCGTGATACTGCCCGAGCCAGAAAATAGCATCTATATATTCGATGAAGCTCACCACTTACCGCATGTAGCTAGAGATCACTCTTCTGCAGCTGCGAGCTTAAAAGGCGCAGCATCGTGGTTGGAGCGTTTGAATCAATCCATCACTAAGCTTTCAGGCCTCGCCGACGAAAAGCGTGTTCATCGATTTAGAAATGAACTACAAGACTCAGTGCAACAGCTAATCCCTACCCTGACTCAAATGAGCAAACAATTTGATGCTAGCCACTTTGAAGACGGCTTGTATCGCTTCGAGCATGGCGACTTACCTGATTGGCTAGAGAATGAATCTAAAGATCTCAAGCAACTCACACAAAAGGCGAGCCAAGCCGTTGCGAAGATTGCAGACCTGATTGCAGAACGAGTTAAAGACGGAGAGCTTTCAGCAAAACTGGCAGAGCCTGCGCTTGCAGAAATTGGCTTCTATATACAAAGGACAGAAAACCTTGCTCAGGTTTGGCGCTTAATGGCTGAGCCTAAACGCGAAAAAGGAGCGCCTTTAGCGCGTTGGCTTGAACTGAATAAAGAAAGTGAAGGCGATTTCGTTGTGAATGTTTCGCCACTAGAGGTGGGTTGGCAACTGGACCAACAGATCTGGAGTCGTTGTGTTGGTGCAGTACTCGTCTCTGCGACAATGAGAGCACTCAACTCCTTCAACTTTTTCTGCCATCAAGCTGGTATCAGTCAAAAAGCCGAAGACGGTGTACAATTTCTTGCTTTGGCATCGCCGTTTGATTATCAGAACCAAGCTGAGCTGGTTGTTCCTGCAATGAAGTACGAACCACAAGCCCCTCAGTTTACTGAATATCTTATTGAAATATTGCCTAAGGTAATAGAAGACAACAAAGCCAATCTCGTTTTATTCTCTTCTTACTGGCAAATGAATAAAGTTGCAGAAGCTTTGGCAACAGATTTCGTTAAAAAGTCGTGGGCATTGCAGGTTCAAGGTGATACTTCACGAACCGAAATCCTAAAAAAACATAAAAAGCTGATAGACCAAGGTAAAACCAGCGTCCTTTTTGGAACGGGTAGCTTTTCTGAAGGTCTTGATCTACCTGGCGAGCTACTTGAAAACCTCGTTATTACCAAGATTCCTTTTGGTGTTCCTACCTCTCCTGTAGAGCGAGCACATTCAGAATATATTGAATCACGCGGCGGTAATCCTTTTATGCAGATTACTGTTCCAGAAGCGAGTAAAAAGCTTATTCAATCTGTGGGTAGATTGCTGCGTAAAGAACGAGATTCTGGTAGAGTCACGATCCTTGATAGACGCATAGTCACGAAGCGATACGGGAAATCCCTACTCGATTCGCTACCGCCTTTTAAAAGAACAATAAAATACTAA
- the clpS gene encoding ATP-dependent Clp protease adapter ClpS, which yields MSRNFEWASPGSDLLEKEETKVKPPAMYNVVLNNDDYTPMDFVIEILERFFSLDIEQATEVMLKVHYEGKAICGTYSAEIAETKVAQVKMYSKENEHPLLCTMEQV from the coding sequence ATGAGCAGAAACTTTGAATGGGCATCTCCAGGCTCAGATTTACTGGAGAAAGAAGAGACAAAAGTAAAGCCACCGGCGATGTATAACGTTGTATTGAATAACGATGACTACACGCCTATGGACTTTGTAATCGAGATCCTAGAGCGATTCTTCTCACTAGATATCGAACAAGCAACGGAAGTGATGCTCAAGGTTCATTATGAAGGTAAAGCTATATGCGGCACATACAGTGCTGAAATAGCGGAAACAAAGGTAGCGCAAGTAAAGATGTACTCAAAGGAAAATGAGCATCCGCTACTATGTACAATGGAGCAAGTATAA
- a CDS encoding NADP-dependent isocitrate dehydrogenase has protein sequence MPTEKPTIIYTITDEAPALATYSLLPIIQSFTASSGINVDTRDISLAGRIIANFPDYLNEEQRIGDALAELGELAKTPEANIIKLPNISASVPQLQATIKELQSKGYALPNYPEEANTDEEKTVKATYDKIKGSAVNPVLREGNSDRRAPLSVKNYAKKNPHSMGAWSADSKSHVSSMDDKDFFGSEKSVTIEGATEVSIEFVGKDGAKKTLKPAFALQDKEIIDASVMNKAALVAFFEKEIASAKEQGVLLSLHMKATMMKVSDPVIFGHAVKVYYKDVFAKHGQLFNELGVDVNNGIGDVYAKIAALPQDQKQAIEADLQAVYETQPPLAMVDSDRGITNLHVPSDIIVDASMPAMLRSSGQMWDPEGKQKDTKAMIPDRSYASIYQAVIDFCKENGAFDPTTMGSVPNVGLMAQKAEEYGSHDKTFILEAAGQVQVVDASGSVLLEQDVEEGDIFRMCQVKDAPIQDWVKLAVTRARASGVPAVFWLDASRAHDAQLIKKVEAYLPEYDTDGLEIKILAPLEATQYSLVRIKEGLDTISVTGNVLRDYLTDLFPILELGTSAKMLSIVPLMNGGGLFETGAGGSAPKHVQQVEKENHLRWDSLGEFLALAASLEHLSVVTGNAKAQVLADALDKATGEFLDKNKSPSRRVGELDNRGSHYYLAAYWAKALAEQTVDADLAAEFAGVASQLAESEEAIVAELNNAQGPAGDLGGYYLLDDALVSSLMRPSSTLNAFIDA, from the coding sequence ATGCCTACTGAAAAACCAACGATCATCTATACCATTACAGACGAAGCTCCGGCGCTAGCAACTTATTCTCTACTGCCAATCATTCAATCTTTTACAGCTTCTTCTGGTATTAACGTTGATACTCGCGACATTTCACTTGCAGGGCGCATTATTGCCAACTTCCCTGACTATTTGAACGAAGAGCAACGTATTGGTGATGCATTAGCAGAACTAGGTGAATTGGCTAAGACACCAGAAGCGAACATTATCAAGCTTCCAAACATCTCGGCATCTGTACCTCAGCTTCAAGCAACGATCAAAGAGCTACAGTCAAAAGGTTACGCACTTCCTAATTACCCAGAAGAAGCAAACACTGACGAAGAGAAAACCGTTAAAGCGACTTACGATAAAATTAAAGGTAGTGCAGTAAACCCTGTGCTACGTGAAGGTAACTCGGATCGCCGTGCACCACTTTCTGTTAAGAACTATGCGAAGAAGAACCCACACTCAATGGGTGCATGGTCTGCAGATTCTAAGTCGCACGTTTCAAGTATGGATGACAAAGACTTCTTCGGTAGTGAAAAGTCAGTAACGATTGAAGGTGCTACAGAAGTGAGCATCGAATTTGTTGGCAAAGATGGCGCGAAGAAAACACTGAAGCCAGCTTTTGCACTACAAGATAAAGAGATCATTGATGCGTCAGTGATGAACAAAGCTGCTTTGGTTGCGTTCTTTGAGAAAGAAATCGCATCGGCTAAAGAGCAAGGCGTACTGCTTTCTCTTCACATGAAAGCGACGATGATGAAAGTGTCTGACCCAGTGATTTTTGGTCATGCGGTTAAGGTTTACTACAAAGATGTATTCGCTAAGCACGGTCAACTGTTCAACGAGTTAGGTGTTGATGTAAATAACGGCATCGGCGATGTATACGCAAAAATCGCTGCACTTCCTCAAGATCAGAAACAGGCAATCGAAGCTGACCTACAAGCAGTATACGAAACTCAGCCTCCACTAGCGATGGTTGACTCAGACCGCGGTATTACTAACCTACACGTTCCAAGTGACATTATTGTTGATGCATCTATGCCTGCAATGTTACGTTCTTCAGGTCAAATGTGGGATCCAGAAGGTAAGCAAAAAGACACGAAAGCAATGATTCCAGATCGTAGCTACGCGAGCATCTACCAAGCGGTTATTGATTTCTGTAAAGAGAACGGTGCTTTCGACCCTACAACGATGGGCAGTGTACCAAACGTTGGCCTAATGGCTCAAAAAGCGGAAGAGTACGGTTCTCACGATAAGACTTTCATCCTTGAAGCTGCTGGTCAGGTTCAAGTTGTAGACGCTTCAGGTTCAGTGCTTCTTGAGCAAGACGTAGAGGAAGGCGATATCTTCCGTATGTGTCAGGTTAAAGATGCACCAATTCAAGATTGGGTTAAGCTAGCGGTTACTCGTGCTCGTGCATCGGGTGTTCCTGCGGTATTTTGGCTAGACGCGTCTCGCGCACATGACGCTCAGCTTATTAAGAAAGTAGAAGCGTATCTTCCTGAATACGATACTGATGGTCTTGAAATCAAGATCCTTGCTCCACTTGAAGCAACTCAATATTCATTGGTTCGTATCAAAGAAGGTCTAGATACTATTTCGGTTACAGGTAACGTATTACGTGATTACCTAACAGACTTGTTCCCGATTCTAGAGCTTGGTACGTCAGCTAAAATGCTATCGATTGTTCCACTAATGAACGGTGGCGGTTTGTTTGAAACAGGTGCTGGCGGTTCTGCTCCTAAGCACGTGCAACAAGTAGAGAAAGAAAACCACCTGCGTTGGGATTCTTTAGGTGAATTCTTGGCATTAGCGGCATCTCTAGAGCATCTGAGCGTAGTCACTGGCAATGCTAAGGCACAAGTTTTAGCTGACGCGCTTGATAAAGCGACGGGTGAGTTCCTAGATAAAAACAAATCTCCTTCACGTCGAGTAGGTGAGCTTGATAACCGTGGTAGCCATTACTACCTAGCAGCATACTGGGCTAAAGCACTTGCTGAGCAAACGGTTGACGCTGACCTTGCTGCTGAGTTTGCAGGTGTGGCAAGTCAATTGGCTGAAAGTGAAGAAGCAATTGTTGCTGAGCTAAACAACGCTCAAGGTCCAGCCGGTGATTTAGGTGGTTATTACCTACTTGATGATGCATTGGTTTCATCACTAATGCGCCCAAGTTCAACACTGAACGCATTCATTGACGCATAG
- the clpA gene encoding ATP-dependent Clp protease ATP-binding subunit ClpA produces the protein MLNKELETSLNGAFARARDKRHEFMTVEHLLLALLENDAAKEALQACQADLDALRNELDIFIDQTTPLIPESDETRETQPTLSFQRVLQRAVFHVQSSGRSEVTGANVLVAIFSEQESHAAYLLKKNDISRLDIVNFISHGITKASNEGDSSSPSDSFGGAENAEEANSEDRLENFATNLNEVAKQGNIDPLIGRDKELERTVQVLCRRRKNNPLLVGEAGVGKTAIAEGLAWRIVEGQVPEIIQSSVIYSLDIGSLLAGTKYRGDFEKRFKAILKQLEKEEDAILFIDEIHTIIGAGAASGGQVDAANLIKPLLSSGKLRCIGSTTYQEYSSIFEKERALARRFQKIDIVEPSLDDTTKILIGLKPKYEAHHEVRYTNKALRAAVELSAKYINERHLPDKAIDVIDEAGARSRLAPASRRKKTVSVADIESMVAKMARIPEKSVSSSDKDTLQKLDDRMKMLVFGQDPAIDVLSEAIKLTRAGLGADNKPVGSFLFAGPTGVGKTEVTVQLSKLMGIELLRFDMSEYGERHSVSRLIGAPPGYVGYDQGGLLTDAVIKNPHSVVLLDEIEKAHPDIFNLLLQVMDNGTLTDNNGRKADFRNVILVMTTNAGVAETEKKSIGLIQQDHAPDAMGEIKKVFTPEFRNRLDNVIWFNSLDPSVINQVVDKFIVELQVQLDARGVSLEVSEDARHWLAERGYDKTMGARPMGRVIQEKLKKPLANELLFGSLVDGGTVKVSLIKDDLDFIYVGAKEEVMH, from the coding sequence ATGCTAAATAAAGAATTAGAGACGAGTTTAAATGGTGCATTTGCTCGTGCGCGAGACAAGCGACATGAATTCATGACTGTCGAACACCTCCTACTAGCATTATTAGAAAATGATGCGGCCAAGGAAGCGCTCCAAGCTTGTCAGGCTGATCTCGATGCTCTTCGCAATGAGCTCGATATTTTTATCGATCAAACAACCCCACTTATCCCAGAAAGTGACGAGACTCGTGAGACTCAGCCTACGTTGAGCTTCCAACGAGTACTTCAACGCGCTGTTTTTCATGTTCAGTCTTCAGGTCGTAGCGAAGTTACAGGTGCAAATGTACTTGTGGCTATTTTCAGTGAGCAAGAATCTCACGCGGCATATTTGCTCAAGAAAAACGACATTAGTCGCTTAGATATTGTTAACTTTATTTCTCATGGCATTACCAAAGCCAGTAACGAAGGTGATAGTTCATCACCGTCTGATTCATTTGGTGGCGCAGAGAATGCAGAAGAAGCTAATTCTGAAGATCGTCTAGAAAATTTTGCAACTAACCTTAACGAAGTGGCGAAACAAGGTAATATCGATCCGCTTATCGGGCGTGATAAAGAGCTTGAGCGTACGGTTCAAGTTCTATGTCGTCGTCGTAAAAACAACCCTTTGTTAGTGGGTGAAGCGGGTGTGGGTAAGACCGCAATCGCTGAAGGTCTTGCATGGCGTATTGTTGAAGGTCAAGTACCTGAAATCATTCAGAGTAGTGTGATTTATTCTTTAGATATTGGTTCACTTCTAGCTGGGACCAAATACCGTGGTGACTTTGAGAAACGTTTTAAAGCGATTCTTAAGCAACTGGAGAAAGAAGAAGACGCAATCCTATTCATTGATGAGATCCACACCATTATTGGTGCAGGTGCAGCATCGGGTGGTCAGGTTGATGCGGCAAACTTAATTAAGCCACTACTAAGCAGCGGTAAATTACGTTGCATCGGCTCAACGACATACCAAGAGTACAGCAGCATTTTTGAGAAGGAGCGTGCTTTAGCTCGTCGCTTCCAGAAAATTGATATTGTTGAACCATCACTAGATGACACAACCAAGATTCTGATCGGTTTGAAGCCAAAATACGAAGCTCACCACGAAGTGCGTTACACCAACAAAGCGTTGCGTGCCGCTGTGGAGTTGTCAGCTAAATACATTAATGAACGTCACCTTCCAGATAAGGCAATTGACGTGATTGATGAAGCCGGCGCTCGTAGTCGTTTGGCACCAGCAAGCCGTCGTAAGAAAACGGTAAGCGTGGCTGATATTGAGTCAATGGTTGCGAAAATGGCTCGTATTCCTGAGAAGTCAGTATCATCTTCAGACAAAGATACGTTACAGAAACTGGATGACCGCATGAAAATGTTGGTATTCGGACAAGACCCAGCGATCGATGTATTGAGCGAAGCGATTAAGCTGACTCGTGCAGGATTGGGTGCAGACAATAAACCTGTTGGTTCATTCCTATTCGCTGGTCCAACTGGTGTAGGTAAAACAGAGGTGACTGTACAGCTGTCTAAGTTGATGGGTATTGAACTGTTGCGCTTTGACATGTCTGAGTACGGTGAGCGTCACTCTGTGAGCCGTTTGATCGGTGCTCCTCCTGGTTATGTTGGTTATGACCAAGGTGGTCTACTCACTGATGCTGTAATCAAGAATCCACACTCTGTTGTGTTACTTGATGAGATAGAGAAGGCTCACCCAGATATCTTTAACTTGTTACTACAGGTGATGGACAACGGCACGCTAACTGACAACAACGGTCGTAAAGCGGATTTCCGTAACGTGATCCTTGTGATGACGACCAATGCTGGTGTTGCTGAAACTGAGAAGAAATCGATCGGTCTGATCCAACAAGATCATGCGCCAGACGCGATGGGTGAAATCAAAAAGGTATTTACACCTGAGTTCCGTAACCGTCTTGATAATGTCATTTGGTTCAACAGCCTTGATCCAAGTGTGATTAACCAAGTTGTCGACAAGTTCATTGTTGAGCTTCAGGTTCAACTGGACGCTCGTGGCGTGTCTTTAGAAGTTTCTGAGGATGCTCGTCATTGGTTAGCTGAAAGAGGTTATGACAAGACTATGGGTGCGCGTCCTATGGGACGAGTGATTCAAGAGAAGCTTAAAAAGCCTCTTGCTAATGAATTACTGTTTGGTAGTTTGGTTGACGGCGGTACGGTTAAAGTATCCCTGATAAAAGACGATCTAGATTTCATCTATGTTGGTGCTAAAGAAGAGGTTATGCATTAA
- the cspD gene encoding cold shock domain-containing protein CspD, with protein MATGTVKWFNNAKGFGFICPEGEDGDIFAHYSTIQMEGYRTLKAGQQVDYEVESGPKGSHASSVVPVEGSAAK; from the coding sequence ATGGCTACAGGTACAGTAAAATGGTTTAACAATGCCAAAGGGTTTGGCTTTATTTGTCCAGAAGGTGAAGACGGCGATATTTTCGCGCATTACTCCACAATACAGATGGAAGGTTATCGAACCTTAAAGGCAGGTCAGCAGGTCGACTATGAAGTAGAAAGTGGACCTAAAGGCTCGCACGCTAGCTCTGTTGTTCCTGTAGAAGGCAGCGCCGCTAAATAG
- the infA gene encoding translation initiation factor IF-1 yields MAKEDVIEMQGTVLDTLPNTMFRVELENGHVVTAHISGKMRKNYIRILTGDKVTVEMTPYDLSKGRIVFRAR; encoded by the coding sequence ATGGCTAAAGAAGACGTAATCGAGATGCAAGGCACGGTCCTTGATACTCTACCAAACACGATGTTCCGTGTTGAGCTTGAAAACGGTCACGTAGTGACAGCACACATCTCCGGTAAAATGCGTAAAAACTACATCCGTATTCTTACTGGTGATAAAGTAACTGTTGAGATGACTCCATACGACCTTTCTAAAGGCCGCATCGTCTTCCGTGCTCGTTAA